CTGCGGCCATACGGTCGGGCGCATCCAGGCTGACCGTCATCGCGGTGACGATCGGGCGGAGCGGCTTTTCTAGGCCCAGCGATGTCGCGATGTCGCTGTTCGCCAACCGCAGTTCTAGATCCCACAGCGCGCAGTCGACCGCGTTGCGCGCGGCGCCCGCAGGCATCAATTGCATCGCCTCCTGCCGCCCAGCGCCCTGCTCGATCGCGCCGCGCACGGCCTCGATCGCGAGCGCGGTGCTCTCGGCATTCTCGCCATAGCGCGGGTAGGGGACGCATTCGCCGCGACCGGTGATGCCGTCCTGCGCGATGGCGACGGTCACTACCTCTGCGGCGGTCCTCACCCCGCGCGAGATGCGAAAGGGCGTGTGCAGCGGAAATGTCTCGCCGACGACGGTCAGGGTGCGGTGCATCGAGGGTGCGTCAGGCGGTTTCGGCGACGCCGGGCGCGGCGACCTCGACCCCGAGCAGCCGGTCGAGGATCGTCTCGACCCCGAAGCGATAGGGGTCGCTCGTCGGCAGCCCGAACTCGGCCTCGGTCTTTGCGCACAGCGCCCGCGCCTCATCCTCGGGCATCGCCGAGGTGTTGAGCGCGATGCCGACCACCCGCACATCGGCATTGGTCAGCCGTGCCGCACGCAGATTGGCCTCCAGCGTATCGGCGATGCCGGGCAGCGGATAGTGGGGCAGGCCGCGCATGTGCGGGCGCACCGGATCGTGGCAGAGGACGATCGCGTCGGGCTGCGCGCCGTGCAGCAGCCCCGTCGACACGCCGGCGAAAGAGGGGTGATAGAGCGAGCCCTGTCCCTCGATCAGGTCCCAGCCGTCGTCATCGCGCGCCGGCGAAACCTGTTCGATTGCGCCCGAGATGAAGTCTGCGACCACGGCGTCGAGCGGCACGCCGTCGCCCGCGATCAGGATGCCCGTCTGCCCGGTGGCACGGAAATCAGCCGCAACCCCGCGCTTTTCGAGCGCGCTGGCGAGGCAGAGCGTGGTGTACATCTTGCCGACCGAACAATCTGTGCCGACGGTCAGCAACCGCTTGCCAGCGCGCTTCTTGCCATTGCCGATCGGAATGTCGGGCCGCGGGTCGCGCACGTCGTGGAGCTTGCGGCCGAGTCGCGCGGCGGCTTCGGCCAGCCGCGGATGGGCGTTCAGTCGCTGGTGCAGCCCCGATGCGATGTCGAGCCCCGCCTCCATCGCGGCGAGCGCGTCGAGGATCAGCGGCTCGCCCATTTTGCCGCCGGCATTTGCAATGCCCAGCACCAGCGTGCGCGCACCGGTCGCATGCGCTTCGGCAAAATCCATGCGCGGCAGGTTCAGGGTCAGCGGGCAGTCGTCATGGCGATATTCGCCGACGCAAATGTCGGGCCGGAACACCGCGAGCCCGCGCGAGGTCTTGATGTCGGCGGGGTCGGTCGAGTGACCGAGATAAAGAAGATAAGGCGTTTCGATCATGGGTCAGGGCAACCTGCGTAACGATGGAAAAGCCGATCCTACCCCCGGCAGCGGCGGCGCCCCAATATCTAGCGCCTCATATCCTATAGCCTGATGCTATAACGCCTCGAGCACGGTCGCAAGCACCGCGAGGAATGCCGATGCCGTTTTCGACGGGGGCCGGTTCTGCAAATAGACGGCATTGATGTCGAAGGTGATCGCGGGCTGTAGCGGCCGGCTCGAAAGGCCGGGTGGCAGCGCGGCCTGCGCGGTAAAATTGTCGACGATGGCCATGCCGACCCCGGCATTCACCAGCGCCGCAGCGACATAATAGGTGCGTGCGGAAACCACCTCGTCGAGTTCGACCTCGAGCCGGCTGAGTTCGCTCGACAGCATCCGCCCGATCGGACCGCCCTGGACCGGGCTGATGAACTTATGTCCGCACAGCTCGTCGAGGTGCAGCCTCGGCGGCGCGCCGGGCAGATCCTCCTCGCGGTAGATGACGACCAACTCGCCCTCGCCGATCACCTGATGCGCGACAGGCGCGGACAACGGCACCTCGAAGCTGATCGCGATGTCGGTTTCATGCTCGTAAAGCTTGCGCACCATTTCATCGTGATGGAGCGTCTGGAGGTCGAACATGATGTCATCATGGTCGCCAAGGAAGCGTGACACCGCCTCGGGCACCGCGCCGAGACCGAGCGAGGGAAGCGCCGAGATGCGGAGCAGCCCGCCGCGCCCGTGCCGCAAATTCTGGCACGCCTGCCGCAGCGATCGTACCCTGTCCTGAATATCGGACACTTCGGCGAACAGCGTGTGCGCATCCTGCGTCGGGATCAGCCGCCCTTTTGACCGTTCGAACAACGTCAATCCGATCGAGCGTTCGGCATGGCGCAGCACCTTCGTCACCGACGGCTGGGACACGTTGAGCGACCGCGCGGCGGCGCTGACGGTGCCGTGCAGGAAGACCGCGTGGAATATCTCGATCTGGCGCAGGTTCATCGCGTCATGGCCCCAAGGCTGCGGTGGAGGAGTATCGAATACCCCATTGTTTCCGCCAAGGATTTGCGACGGCTTCGATCTATATGCCATCGGGTTATAGGGGGTGCAACAACGCACTCTGGACGTCCGACGCTTATTGGGGACATCTCGTCGCCGGTCGTTCCCGCGAAAAGGTCATGCCGATGTCGTTTGCTTCACCATCCGTCCGCCGGACGATCGGCTCGCTCTCGGCGGTTGCGGCGCTTCTCTGTGTTTCGGGCGCGGCCGCAAAGGCGGACCAGACGGTCGACGTGATCATCCGCGGCGGCACGATCTATGACGGGGGTGAGGGCAAAGCCTTTGTCGGCGATGTCGCCATTCGCGGTGACCAGATCGTCTATGTCGGCAAGTCGGGCCGCTATTCGGCGCCCAGGATCATCGATGCGAAGGGCCTGATTGTCGCCCCCGGCTTCATCGATCCGCACACCCATGCCGACAGCTTCATCCGCTCGCCCGACAAGGCCGTGCGCGTCAACGCGGCGTGGCTGGCTCAGGGCGTCACCACCGTGATGATTGGGGTCGACGGGTCGGGTACCCCCGATGTTGCCGAGGATAGCGGCAAGCTGGCGGCGTCGGGAATCGGCACTAATATCGTTCCCTTCGTCGGATTCGGCCCGGTTCGGCAGCGTGTGCTCGGTCAGGATGCACGTGCGCCGAGCCCTGGGGAACTCGACCGGATGAAGGCGCTGGTGGCAAAGGGGATGTGCGAGGGCGCCGTCGGGCTTTCCACCGGTCTCTTCTACGCACCGCAAAGCTTTGCCAAGACCGAAGAGGTCGTGGCGGTTGCGCGCGAGGCGGCGAGCCGCGGCGGCATCTATGACACGCATCAGCGCGATGAATCGAGCTATAGCATCGGCCTGCTCGGATCGGTGCAGGAGGCGATCGGCATCGGGCGACACGCAGGAATGCCCGTCCATTTTGCGCATCTTAAGGCGCTCGGCGTCGACGTCCACGGACAGGCTGGCGCGGTGATCGCAGCGATCGACGCCGCCCGCAAGGCAGGCGTGGATGTGACGGCCGATCAATATCCATGGCTGGCGTCGGGGTCCAGCCTCGACGCGTCGCTGCTGCCGCGCTGGGCGGTCGATGGCGGTGGACCTGCCTTGTTGAGGCGGCTCGATGATCCTGCGACGCTGGAACGGATTCGCGGCGAGATGCAGGAGAATCTGCGTCGGCGCGGCGGGGCGGGTGCACTACTGCTCATTGCACAGGGCTTTCCCTGGACCGGACAGACGCTCGCCGAGGTTGCGGAGGCATGGAAGATGGACAGCCGCGACGCGGCGTTGCGCATCATCCGGCAAAGTATCGAGTCCGACGATCAGCGGCGGACAGGCGGCGGCGCTGCGGTCGCCTCGTTCAACATGGCGCAGGCCGACGTCGACCTGTTGATGAAGCAGCCGTGGATGGTGACATCGTCCGACGGATCGGACGGCCATCCCCGCATGTTCGCGACCTTTCCCGAAAAATATGTCCGCTATGTCCGTGAACGGAAGGTCATCGACCTCGGGACTTTCATCCGCCAGTCGACAGGGCGCACCGCCGACATCTACAAGCTCGACCGGCGGGGCTATCTGCGTCCCGGCTATTTCGCCGATGTGCTCGTCTTTGACCCCGACCAATATGCGCCGCGCGCCGATTATGTGCGCCCGCGCGAATTGAGCGTCGGTGTCAGCAAATTATTCGTCAACGGCGCGCTGGCGGTCGATGACGGGCGGACGACCGGTGTCGCCGTGGGCCGTGCCCTGCTGCGTGCGCGGCCGACTGGATGTGCCGCGCATCCGGGTTGAATTCGGCGACTTTCATCAGGCCGGGGCGGGCAAGGGCGTTGGGGGCCGGGCAAGCCGGATCGCGCCGATCAGTCCGGCCAGCGCAAAGGGGATGCCGATCCCGATCGCGCCCCAGGCGACGGCCGAGAGGTTGGCGCTGCTGAGCCCTTCGCCAAAGCCCGCAGCATTCGCGCCCACTCCGGCGATCGCCGCACCGATCGCTCCACCCGCATTGCGCGCGGTACCGATCGCGGCCGAGCCGCGCGTTCGCGATGCGTCGTCGAACGATCCGATGACCTGCTGGCCCAGAAACGCGTATGAAATGCCGAAGCCGCCGCCGAGCATCGCCGCGAAGACGCCCGTGGCGAACAGGCTTTCGCGTGCCATCGACAGGGGAATTCCGATATTGCCCGCAAGGATCGCGGCTGCCCCGATCACGATCAGCCGCGCCTGCCAGCGCGCCGGCGCGCCCGATACGGAGAGTGACGCCAGCGTCCAGGCCAGTGCTTCGATCGCGACGACATAACCCGCCTCCAGTGCGCTCAGCTTTGCGCTGATCTGCAACATGGCGGGTGCATAGAGCGCGAAAGCGGTGCCTGCCGCAGTGGTGGCGAAATAGGTCAGATAGGCGACGCCCAGCGGGAAGGCATTTTTGCGGCGCGGAAGCAGCCCGTTATCGCTGGTGCGATCGATAGCGAACGCTGCCCCGAGCAGGAGCACGCCCCCGGTCAACAGGAGCGCCGGGACGAACAGCCCCCCGGTTACGCCCGCGGTCGCGACGGCGCCGATGCCGAGTGCGACGAGCGACATGGTCGAGAGCGGCAGCGCGCTGTCGGTGCGGCGATCGGTGGGGGGTGGAACGAGGAACCAGCTCGCCACGGCAAACAGGATCGCTTGCGCCGCGAACAGCCAGAATATGCCGCGCCAAAGGCCCGCGTCGGCGAAAACGCCGCCAAGCAGCGGGCCGGCCAGCGTGGCGATCCCCCAGGTCGCAGTGCACAGCGCGAAGACCCGCGGCAGATGGCGGCCGGGAAACAGCAGCGCCATGGCGACATAGATCAGCCCGCCGATCCAGCCCGCCGCCGCGCCCTGCACCACACGGCCCGCGAGGAACAGGGCGATTCCGGGCGCTGCGGCGCTCATCGCGCAACCCAGCGCGAAGGTGATGCCGGAAAGGATCATCGCTGCGCGCAGGCCGATACGCTCGGCCAGCCATCCCGCCGACGCGCCCGCGACAACAAGTCCGGTCATGAAGCCCGATCCCGCCCAGCCGAACCAGGCATAGCCGTCGAGCGCTGCGCCGACACTCGGCATGATCGTCGCGGTCACCAGCGAATCGGCCGCCACAACCCAGCAGCCGAGCAGGATCAGCGCGAGCGCGGGGCCACGCCCGCCCGAAAGCAGATCGCGCCATACGGCAAGGCGGCCGGCGGGGGTTTGACTATCCATGCTCACTCCAGCGAAAATCGGTGTTGCACGCCCTCTGCAACCTCAACTCTGGTTGAGATCAAGCGATAAAAGATGTGCGCGGCCAATGATCTGCACCGCCCGTCATTGACAGGAGGGCAGTGCTCCGCTTTATCTAAAATCGAATTATTAAAGCGCCTATACTTTATGATCGAATCTGTTTGGCGGGGGGCGCCGGGCATTCGGACCAGCTTGAAGGACAATCAGCGATGGCCCTTAATCTTCCGGGTCTTGACCGGCGGCAATCGACAAAAAGTGGTTCCGAGGCGCGCGATGCCCGGCTGACGCTCAGCCTGTCGGGTACAAATCTTGAGCGCGCCGGCGATTATAATCAGCGGATCGTGCTGCAGGCCATCCGCCTGACCGACGAAACGACGCGCAGCGATCTGGCGCGCGTAACCGGGCTTACGCCGCCGACGATCGTCAACATCACCAAGCGGCTGATCGACATGGGGCTCGTCAAGCCGGCAGGGCGGCTGCAGGGCAAGCGCGGCCAGCCCGCGATGCGGATCGTCATCGATCCCGACGGCGCCTTTTCGATCGGCCTCAATATCGACCGCGACCATATCACGCTGGTGACGCTCGACCTCGCGGGCAAGATTCGCAGCCGACATACGCGCGAGATCGCCTTTGCGCTGCCCGGAACGGTCGTCGATCATGTCCGCGATATCCTGCCCGGGTTGCTCGAAGAGGGCGGCGTCGATCGGACGCGCATCCTCGGCGTTGGCGTCGCGCTGCCCGACGATCTCGGGCGAATCTCTTTGCCGCACCGGCCGGCCGAATATGACGCGTGGGACGGTATCGATCTGGGCGCTCTGCTCGGCGAAGTGCTCCCTTGGCCGCTCCACGCTGACAATGACGCCGCGTCGGCGGCGCTCGGCGAAGTGCATTTGGGCAACGGTATCGCGCTGCCGAGCTTCTTTTATCTACTCATCAGTGCGGGTCTCGGCGGGGGGCTCGTCATCGACCGCAGCTATGTCCGCGGTGCCGATTCGCGGTCGGGCGAGGTCTGGGCGATGCCCGATCCCGCGCGCGGCGAGGGCGCGAATGTGCAGGATACGGTGTCGCTGTCGGCGCTTTATGCGCGACTGGAAACCGCCGGACATGTCGTCGATGGTCCCGAAGGGCTGATCGACGGCCCGGCGGATCAGCAGGCGGTGATCGTACAATGGCTCGACGATGCCGCGGACGTGCTGGTTCAGCCGCTGATCGCGGTCAATTGCCTGATCAATCCAGCCGCGATCCTCATCGGCGGACGCCTTCCGGGCAAATTGGTCGATGCCCTCGTCGAGCGGCTCAATGCGCGGATGGCGGGGCGCCAGCTTCCCGTGGTCGCGCCCGTGCGCCGCGCCGAGGCGGCCGACGATGCGTCGGCGATCGGCGCTGCGATCATTCCGTTCCTCGACAATGTCCTGCCATCCGAATCGATCTTGATGCAGGCGGGGCGCTGAGCCTCTACTCGATCCGCTGGGCCATTTCGTCGAGGTCGACGCCCCGTGTTTCGGGGAAGATTGCGGCGACGACGATGAACTGGACGATCATCGCGGCGGCGAAGATCGCGAACGGCGCCCCGGGCGACCAGGCCACCAATATCGGGAAGATACCCGCGATCAGCGCATTCATCAGCCAATGCGTGCTTGCGCCGAGCGCGCTGCCCCGCGCGCGGACGGGGGTCGGGAATATTTCCGAGATATAGACCCAGATGACCGCCCCCTGGCTGGTCGCGAAGAAGGCGATGAAGCCGATAAGCGCGGGCAGCATCATCCCGTTTCCGACCCA
This sequence is a window from Sphingopyxis sp. USTB-05. Protein-coding genes within it:
- the dgcN gene encoding N-acetyltransferase DgcN, with amino-acid sequence MIETPYLLYLGHSTDPADIKTSRGLAVFRPDICVGEYRHDDCPLTLNLPRMDFAEAHATGARTLVLGIANAGGKMGEPLILDALAAMEAGLDIASGLHQRLNAHPRLAEAAARLGRKLHDVRDPRPDIPIGNGKKRAGKRLLTVGTDCSVGKMYTTLCLASALEKRGVAADFRATGQTGILIAGDGVPLDAVVADFISGAIEQVSPARDDDGWDLIEGQGSLYHPSFAGVSTGLLHGAQPDAIVLCHDPVRPHMRGLPHYPLPGIADTLEANLRAARLTNADVRVVGIALNTSAMPEDEARALCAKTEAEFGLPTSDPYRFGVETILDRLLGVEVAAPGVAETA
- a CDS encoding LysR family transcriptional regulator — protein: MNLRQIEIFHAVFLHGTVSAAARSLNVSQPSVTKVLRHAERSIGLTLFERSKGRLIPTQDAHTLFAEVSDIQDRVRSLRQACQNLRHGRGGLLRISALPSLGLGAVPEAVSRFLGDHDDIMFDLQTLHHDEMVRKLYEHETDIAISFEVPLSAPVAHQVIGEGELVVIYREEDLPGAPPRLHLDELCGHKFISPVQGGPIGRMLSSELSRLEVELDEVVSARTYYVAAALVNAGVGMAIVDNFTAQAALPPGLSSRPLQPAITFDINAVYLQNRPPSKTASAFLAVLATVLEAL
- a CDS encoding amidohydrolase family protein; the encoded protein is MPMSFASPSVRRTIGSLSAVAALLCVSGAAAKADQTVDVIIRGGTIYDGGEGKAFVGDVAIRGDQIVYVGKSGRYSAPRIIDAKGLIVAPGFIDPHTHADSFIRSPDKAVRVNAAWLAQGVTTVMIGVDGSGTPDVAEDSGKLAASGIGTNIVPFVGFGPVRQRVLGQDARAPSPGELDRMKALVAKGMCEGAVGLSTGLFYAPQSFAKTEEVVAVAREAASRGGIYDTHQRDESSYSIGLLGSVQEAIGIGRHAGMPVHFAHLKALGVDVHGQAGAVIAAIDAARKAGVDVTADQYPWLASGSSLDASLLPRWAVDGGGPALLRRLDDPATLERIRGEMQENLRRRGGAGALLLIAQGFPWTGQTLAEVAEAWKMDSRDAALRIIRQSIESDDQRRTGGGAAVASFNMAQADVDLLMKQPWMVTSSDGSDGHPRMFATFPEKYVRYVRERKVIDLGTFIRQSTGRTADIYKLDRRGYLRPGYFADVLVFDPDQYAPRADYVRPRELSVGVSKLFVNGALAVDDGRTTGVAVGRALLRARPTGCAAHPG
- a CDS encoding MFS transporter codes for the protein MDSQTPAGRLAVWRDLLSGGRGPALALILLGCWVVAADSLVTATIMPSVGAALDGYAWFGWAGSGFMTGLVVAGASAGWLAERIGLRAAMILSGITFALGCAMSAAAPGIALFLAGRVVQGAAAGWIGGLIYVAMALLFPGRHLPRVFALCTATWGIATLAGPLLGGVFADAGLWRGIFWLFAAQAILFAVASWFLVPPPTDRRTDSALPLSTMSLVALGIGAVATAGVTGGLFVPALLLTGGVLLLGAAFAIDRTSDNGLLPRRKNAFPLGVAYLTYFATTAAGTAFALYAPAMLQISAKLSALEAGYVVAIEALAWTLASLSVSGAPARWQARLIVIGAAAILAGNIGIPLSMARESLFATGVFAAMLGGGFGISYAFLGQQVIGSFDDASRTRGSAAIGTARNAGGAIGAAIAGVGANAAGFGEGLSSANLSAVAWGAIGIGIPFALAGLIGAIRLARPPTPLPAPA
- a CDS encoding ROK family transcriptional regulator, translating into MALNLPGLDRRQSTKSGSEARDARLTLSLSGTNLERAGDYNQRIVLQAIRLTDETTRSDLARVTGLTPPTIVNITKRLIDMGLVKPAGRLQGKRGQPAMRIVIDPDGAFSIGLNIDRDHITLVTLDLAGKIRSRHTREIAFALPGTVVDHVRDILPGLLEEGGVDRTRILGVGVALPDDLGRISLPHRPAEYDAWDGIDLGALLGEVLPWPLHADNDAASAALGEVHLGNGIALPSFFYLLISAGLGGGLVIDRSYVRGADSRSGEVWAMPDPARGEGANVQDTVSLSALYARLETAGHVVDGPEGLIDGPADQQAVIVQWLDDAADVLVQPLIAVNCLINPAAILIGGRLPGKLVDALVERLNARMAGRQLPVVAPVRRAEAADDASAIGAAIIPFLDNVLPSESILMQAGR